The Patescibacteria group bacterium genome window below encodes:
- a CDS encoding HEAT repeat domain-containing protein, translating to MNNFKKIDKNLIGYVAGVGILVFLFVFLVTCTQIGYDVKKRCELAQSRYGGECVDALMSQVADESDRYGKNDAIWALGQLGDKKALPFLETYDNRQPLLDRESWNEGISQYELRKAIKLLKSGFNISAFIWRD from the coding sequence ATGAATAATTTTAAAAAAATTGATAAAAATTTAATAGGTTATGTTGCCGGAGTAGGCATTTTAGTTTTTCTCTTTGTGTTTTTAGTCACATGTACACAAATTGGTTATGATGTGAAAAAGCGGTGTGAATTAGCGCAAAGCAGATACGGCGGTGAATGCGTTGATGCCCTAATGAGCCAGGTTGCTGATGAATCCGATCGGTATGGAAAAAATGATGCTATTTGGGCGTTAGGACAGCTGGGTGACAAAAAGGCTTTGCCGTTTTTGGAAACATATGATAATAGACAACCACTTCTTGATCGTGAATCATGGAATGAAGGGATCAGTCAATACGAATTGCGTAAAGCCATCAAGCTTTTGAAGAGCGGATTCAATATTTCAGCCTTCATTTGGAGAGATTAA
- a CDS encoding helix-turn-helix transcriptional regulator, translated as MEKQTTNKIKVFRAMRDMTQEELADKVGVTRQTIIAIEKNKYVPSLELAFKIARVFNETLENVFQYQK; from the coding sequence ATGGAGAAACAGACGACGAACAAAATTAAAGTTTTTCGCGCGATGCGCGATATGACACAGGAAGAGTTGGCTGATAAAGTCGGCGTTACTCGTCAGACCATTATTGCAATTGAAAAAAATAAATATGTTCCGTCTCTAGAGTTAGCATTTAAGATAGCGAGAGTTTTTAATGAAACGCTTGAAAATGTTTTTCAATACCAGAAGTAA
- a CDS encoding CDP-alcohol phosphatidyltransferase family protein produces the protein MVNIPNVLSLIRIVLAFVFAILLFNSYKIPAAGVFLLAIATDVLDGYLARKYNQVTTLGKILDPAADRLLALLAFLILYLNHGLPPGLAIFAIFYHLYIILGWVIIFQTKNIALPHAFWGKLNSFIQTVMFFAVIFDFYPNIFFVAVTVSLTTAFINYTFRGLVILNILKIK, from the coding sequence ATGGTTAATATTCCCAATGTTTTGAGTTTAATTAGGATTGTATTGGCGTTTGTTTTTGCCATACTTCTTTTTAATTCGTATAAAATTCCCGCGGCGGGAGTTTTTTTGTTAGCTATCGCGACAGATGTTTTGGACGGCTATCTCGCAAGAAAATATAATCAAGTGACAACCTTAGGAAAAATTTTGGATCCGGCGGCGGATCGGCTCTTAGCGCTCCTTGCTTTTCTAATTTTATATTTAAACCATGGTCTGCCGCCGGGATTAGCAATTTTTGCTATTTTTTATCATCTTTATATAATTTTAGGCTGGGTAATTATTTTCCAAACAAAAAACATAGCTCTTCCGCACGCTTTTTGGGGAAAGTTAAATTCTTTTATTCAGACGGTTATGTTTTTCGCGGTAATTTTTGATTTTTATCCCAACATCTTCTTTGTCGCCGTAACAGTTTCTCTTACTACTGCTTTTATAAATTATACTTTCCGCGGTCTCGTTATTTTAAATATTTTAAAGATAAAATGA
- a CDS encoding CDP-2,3-bis-(O-geranylgeranyl)-sn-glycerol synthase: protein MIILQSLYFMLPAYIANMAPVFAKKLGVLKFFSKPIDGGRTFRGKPIFGTHKTWRGFVVGVVAAIAIVWLQYFLYSIPIFQKISLLDYLKINPWLFGFLMGFGALFGDLVKSFFKRRVNFAPGTPWFPFDQIDFVLGVLIFVAPVYFPSSLVLLIILIVSPILHIATNNIGFFLRIKDTRW, encoded by the coding sequence ATGATTATTCTTCAGAGTTTATACTTTATGTTGCCGGCGTACATCGCGAATATGGCGCCGGTTTTTGCAAAAAAATTGGGTGTTTTAAAATTTTTTTCAAAACCAATTGACGGAGGGCGGACTTTTCGAGGCAAGCCAATTTTTGGTACGCATAAAACTTGGCGTGGATTTGTGGTTGGCGTGGTGGCGGCTATTGCCATCGTCTGGCTCCAATATTTTTTATACTCAATACCAATTTTTCAAAAAATAAGTTTACTGGATTATTTAAAAATAAATCCATGGCTTTTCGGCTTTTTAATGGGTTTTGGCGCGCTCTTTGGCGATTTGGTAAAAAGTTTTTTCAAAAGAAGAGTAAATTTCGCACCCGGGACTCCGTGGTTTCCTTTTGATCAAATTGATTTTGTACTCGGCGTTCTGATATTTGTCGCGCCGGTTTATTTTCCTTCTTCGCTAGTCTTGCTTATAATTTTAATTGTGAGTCCGATTCTTCATATCGCCACAAATAACATAGGTTTTTTTCTGCGTATTAAAGATACTCGATGGTAG